From the Macrobrachium nipponense isolate FS-2020 chromosome 9, ASM1510439v2, whole genome shotgun sequence genome, the window ttgtaataaagtattttttacaagctagctattgaataaatttgtatttttctcaatcaaaacatatgcccctcagtgctaactttcctcttttaacgactttctggtcattgcaaattcagccGCATAATTTCTAATGGTGCGAAAAcgggcccatggaccgaaaacgattgcgtcacacaacggcgataatccggcagtaaaacatcttcatatatccctAGTATTGCAGCTTGGAAAAagaaggatttttcttttgggAAACTTAATACCTTCAATTTTCAGTTGGCACGAATCTGCGCCAATTTGTCAGCACATTTATCAGGAATAGGACTGCTGCCCTGGCTCTTCAAGGTAGAGAGAGGTTTTCAAGGAGCACCACATTCCTTGCTTGGGAGGTTTTCTCGATTGGATGAACACCTTTCTCTGGACAAGTTCATGGAGTTTTGGGGTGCCTTGTCCACTCGCAACGAGACATCAATCCTGGAGGAGGACACTGGTTTTCTTCCAGGCAGTCCCCTATTCTTTGCTACACAGTACCAGTACATTGTCCTAATTCAGATCTTCAGTTTTGTGTAAGTCCCAAAGTTGTCTTGACCCTTAAGGAACAGATCTTTATCTCTCGCTTAGAGAGAGCCAGAACCcatctaaaagttgccattagtgaatttgtgggctatagaagtaatggcaccttTTTCCACTTGATTCCCTCAAATCAATGGCGCGTAATATTGTTACTTGCCGTGGTAAATCCATcggccacccaaaacctgttattactactcgtGAGTATATCCATCCATTAGGGGTTACAGCTGCTATATCCTATAGTGGTGTTACACTAGGGGTCCAAGTCACTTTCTGAGCTAAACCGACCAGGAAGGTAACACCCAAGATTGGGTGAAGCGACCATTTGGTTCAGAGTACCCATATTCCTTCCATCAGTGGTATACAAGTCTCCTGTTTAAAGAATAAAAGTGTATTTAGGAGCAAATAGCAGATTttaaaagtttgtcatttttcTAACAAAAGCCAGAAAGTTTCCGTGCCCGCTCTGTTAGTACCTGGCCTTAAGCAAAGTGGGGTTGTAAACCTACAGGTAGCTGGGCTTCCCCCCTACTTGTTGGTAGTTCACTATTTTGTCCCAGCTTGTAATCTCTTATGCAAACAACTTAGGTctgtatattaggaaaaatacaaattttaaaatttgctGCTTTTCGTCAGGTGGTCACCAAGTTGATCACCAATGTTTTCAAGATAACCCTGGCTACATATGGCTGATTATAAAGTGGCACACAGTGCTGCTGACTCATGACGAAGTCTCTAGTCAGGACGCTGGTCGGCCTAATTCTAGCACCTTATGCAAAGCCTTTTCAAGAGCGTTCTCAAGATCTGTATGACCAGTGTAGTTTTGGCATAATGTGTTGAGTCCTTCTAGCATCTGTCCAGTTTTTAAGGGATGGGTGTCTTTCTCCTTCCTGTCCAGAGTTTGGAATGGATTCTCTGAACTCCTCAGTCTGTGGCTGGAGATCTGAGAGGAATTCTGACAGCTCTGTAAGAATGGGGTTGGTTCTGAACAGGGTGATTCTTACTCTTGATGATCTTTGATTAAGAGGAAATGCTGCATGACGTCTTAATGTAGTACTGTCACCTTTCTTAAGCTGGGataaggtgatgtccaggaacatcctttcttttcctttttgactGAGGATGATGTCGCCCCCGCCTTACCTGTTTTGAGGATACTCAAAATCAGACTATCCTTAGCCTTTCCAGATCAACTTTCCTGGCAATGCGAGTGGTTGAGTTTAGGTAGGGTATGGAGATCCCTTAGTCATTCAACTGGAGTGACAACTTCAGTTAGTTGTCAGAGACATCTTCCCACTTAAGGAATAGTTTTATTTACAAGCTGATGGTTTTGTTTCCATTGCAACaagtaaattttttaaatgattgtattttcCATCCTTGTTTGTTCTGTGACCAAAGGGGAAAAAGTGACTACAGGAGGCTGGCTGCTACTGTATAAAAGGCTCTTGGTTGTAtaccaaggaaaattaaaagttccctttacacacacacacacacaatgtttaaTTATAGTGGCCTCTGCAGTGAACATAGTACAGGCAGCATGCATCATCAGTGCTGCTGctggtcttttatttatttattttatataaaattatatatatacatatatcaattttatcattcaaaaattatataagtaTCTTTGTAAGGAATTGCTGCACAACTGGTTTTCACTGAGTGGAAGGGGCGAGTCACAATTTCCAGAAAAATTTTttcagcatatattattattcattatgatccgtaaagggtaaaaataacatgaaattaatCATGCCAACATCTGTTTCATATTATATTGCTTTGTGTTTCAGGACCTGCAATATGATACTGATGAAAAAATGGCTGCTGAGCAAGATATGCCAACATTCAAGTTggtgttggtgggggatggtggtaCTGGTAAAACTACATTTGTAAAGAGACACTTGACTGGAGAATTTGAAAGAAGTATGTTGCAACACTAGGTGTTGAAGTTCATCCACTTGTATTCCACACAAACAGAGGTCCTATCAAGTAAGTAGTAGCAGTTTGTGGCAACCTACAAATTTACAAATTgttgaaaattaatttcaataGTAACTTCCATGCTTTGAACAAAAAATTGCAATAGTTtgaggagggaaagaaagttttaagATGAATTTTAAGGAATTTACTCATTTTGTTTGTAAGTTAAATAATTGCACATATTTAACTTTGCAGATTTAATGTATGGGATACTGCTGGTCAAGAGAAGCTTGGAGGATTGAGAGATGGTTATTATATCCAGGCCCACTGTGCAGTCATTATGTTTGATGTCACCTCAAGAGTAACATACAAGAATGTCCCCAATTGGCATCGTGACCTTGTGCGTGTTTGTGAAAACATACCTATTGTTCTATGTGGCAATAAGGTAGATGTTAAGGATCGTAAGGTGAAAGCAAAATCTATCATATTCCACAGGAAGAAGAATCTCCAGGTGAGTGTAAAATAGTTAAGTCACTTTTCATTACACTTAAGGAAGCATTGAAATGAAATTGCAAGGCTTGATATTACTTGATGCAAAAATAAATAGCCCAAATTCTTAACACATTTAATTGCACTAAGGAAACATTGAAATGAAATTGCAAGACTTCATAATActtgataacaaaaataaatagccAGAAATTCTTACTcttaaagaaaggggaaaaaatgtggAAGAGCTATTGTTTGAAGAGGAGCCAGGTGAAAAGGTACTGAACTACCTCTTTGGGCTGCTAGAGGTATATGGAAGTTGAGAAGGTAACCCTAGGCAAGATGGTTTAAAAGTTCCTTGGCTGTCACCACTCTGTTGGACATGATAGCAAAATTAATTACTATTCATGGTCCTGGAATGGTGGGTGAGACTGGTCTGATGATAAGGCTTCCTGTGACATGTATTTGCTGTATGGGTTCACTTATCCATTTTCAGTGCAGCAACTTTTTTGAAAGGGGTTCAGGATTCTTTCCATTGTTTAATATTATTGGGAATCaatcttacctactgtttaaATCACTTTATTTGCCCATAAATAACTCATTACAACCCTTTCAGCAACAATATTATCTCTGTACAAGATAAGATCAGTGTGACTTGAGATTTCATGGGGAAATGTACTTTTACTAAATATTTTAGTCAGAAAAgacataacttggtaaaattaacatttttatacattcaacttacctgtcagatatatacatagctattactccgtcgtccgacagaaattcgaatttcgcggcacacgcggcaggtaggtcaggtgatctaccccaccgccgctgggtggcgggaataggaaccatacccgttttctaattcataatttttctgtcgctggaatgtaaacaacgtttgcagttcctcctgatggattttcgtgtttcatcgccatcgatcgtctgggctaacttttacagggaagtaatggatctttggttcggcatacgcttttgttaactttttgataatattaacttcgaaaatttcgaagattaagtgacgtgtaactaccgaaagttttcggtagacactcgtccACTTTCACGGAAAGTGAATTACGTATACTTTCATggaagggaattacttatatttattcattaatacaaataagtgttagagtttgattgaggaaatgtatttctttcttcctagttggggaagtcagaaaagtaactatccgtTAGAAgttttattagctcttgtgttaacgagcaattatagtagtaacagtactagtagttgttgcatcctcatcaccttcttactccgcagaatctacaatatcatatttgcaaattgtagactttggatatagtagttcgaatgcgaactcttagaacgtaagaagtgaatatagtgttccccattacaatggagggtgcgtctgatcggctctgtctcgctctcaggtctagacctcttccaagctcacaagccagaggagaaggaatgtcgaaaacgttaaggaggtttcagagaatccccaccggtcaggcgtcccctcggcaggttctgtagagcgtcccagactgccagggatagccattggaaaggcatcctaaaacagtgtttctccctttttatgcgtacgattcctcgatggatagaagaacttgaaatgaatgaaattggcgaagatcctcgtataatgccttctggtagaattattcaaaattagaatgacattaatcgatccacctttcggaatcaggcgacgatttagcgccttctaatattagagatcattcgataacatttgtgatacagtcattgttcgaacatttttttttcgcaactagacgagagcgctatccaATGGGGGTATAaattgaaattgttatttcaacataagattccccatcggtgcatttttagatataaatctattatgatgagaacgatttagattgtttgtcaatcgaatgaattgtATGGATCTCGTTAAgtgataaaatatatgtatgacttttaagcttcgtagctcctaccatgcttaggacaaatcgccttaggactacggtatggcaaggcatagacacataccgaactttatgctataatggtcaagtgaaatccttacaaaatttcctaaattaatacggtttaccttaatgtaacagtattatagaggattctattaagctagagtatgagttatatgatgctatcgtgtcttcgagaagtgatcggagaagcatatctttattggtggattgagagtaggatagaacatttttcttcgtgttagaagaggtttccatgaattaccagtacccttctaggactatcctaggaaggaatagttttaaaagaattgtttagacgacacctatttagtttctagacttgtcgaagtctcgttagcttatatgcttatataaaacttcctgaagttcgataataatttataagattcctttatttaatggagtaactggcaactctggaaagggaaggccagactgctttcgctttgaagaccaaccaacgcagtcgcagtaccatcttgttctcagtcgtgagatgtcgtttacagctctctcctctgcggaatgggataactaaccgtatctcttccctacaatcgtggtcttagcctcggattgagggaatactgaagctatcataaataatatagtgtctgccttttgttaggaatctttcaataagaaggatattacaacctttcaatgctgtttacctaggtaacatgattaaaggattctaatgcagcagaacatattatttaatgcactcatacttacgaaagcatggcttattagaatacatacttagtgagaagagagatgtaatagagattcacttcaagtctacggtatggttaagtctttcgaaaaaggacacaaccgtatttagaatcggatattgcgcagaagttgtatgagtcggatgggaaacattcttttagtgggaaatggtttccctgaatggattatactgcatatataaaagtttttcataagaacggaattaacatatgaaaggatgtcgggtaccataaagacacacatgttctggcacataacataaagataattagtaggaggcgccagcctggcgcagatgcgccaccctggcgcaggttgcgccagcctggcgcaagttgcgccaccctggcgcaaattgcgccagcttggtgcaataagcctagagcaccatccaaaatatttctcgtttgagcgagttattaaataaaagcaatacaagaatttgcgagtccgtgagaacctcgatcgacgataataactgtttaagtatgtctaacatttattgcaaagagttgtgagagcctgcgagaagtcttcttcatagatctcttagcaagaagaagacgaacagtcttcctgtagactgcttccttttcctcaaaccatgccataaggaatcataagcgccagccagacgcctggctctaactagaaataattagttaatagatataccttagagcaaattatgctttcctacatagagctgggaagttactcagtccctcgcactggagtggtccttctcgttcaggaaaaaaaaagggggggatacggaagaattaaccgaggaaagaataattccccttccgatatactcgtattagagaaaaattgagaagaaacatccaactatggaagtactgtagaattataggattcttacagcacctcttcttattttgatatcgagatttcctgaccaaggttgcgagtaataggccataaaggctccagccaggctttaaccaagcgataggcgccaaccaggcgcgagcgccagctaggcgcgaggcgtcagccaggcgcgagcgccagtctttaaccaggcgataggcgccaaccaggcgcgaggcgtcagccaggcgcgagcgccagccaggcgcgaagcgccagccaggcgcaagatatcaggatctccaatttctcagtatttggagatagactttccaagagtttcctctttgagaactgacacaagatcagttttttcctgacagtgacacaagttgtcgcacaggcggccgtggcccttgtcaggattaactgaaattgcggaagtctctaacaagaacagacttctcatgtcaggtaacatagtggtcgcgtgagcgacttctttcctggcaagaggagttgttttgggagaaactctttttgccagatcaaccctctactgacaattattctagatatcgcacaggcgaacgtagtacgtgtcaggataagtgggttctcctgctttatagacctttacatggtgaagagaactgatatctttagaggtctctcgctttcctcaaccttatgagacaagggatagaaaatatatcggactcataagttaatctgggtgcaggttttagaaagaccttagcaaccccttttatattgcacgtttcggctagtcccttgaaccatgcagctcctctttctcctctttcattgttattaacaggatggtatattatcctactcccatgtaaacatataacaaggaataccttgtaatgttttggtactagaaaagactcgtaggagctctcagtattgggtgagaggctctttcaagtatctgaaccgtacattacggcctgatgtcctaggataggaatcttgaatgattctcctcgatcctggatcagttagtaggagaataggataataataatttgttttgcagaataacgatgatagaatttttccattctctcgttgcccaggcacgaggacaggaagaaagaaagaatataagagagaggtagcaatatacgccatctttatgttatagaaaggggaataaaatttagtctttttcccctaaaagataactctttacagaatgtaagacaaagggcggtcaaagaaagagaggatatatgttatgcctcattttagacttagtgaggttggattctcagaggtcacgttcttctcacagcaggtttgtaagtcttttccaagacagtctgaatattctttcaacatctattttaaatggaccttaacaacctctccactctgagtctgtctgcgtgcagactgaccagaagtggacatgaatgagaggatgtttcaaggtaaatgacagtagtcatggataagatatataattactgcagatcgtgcttgagggaatgaggaaaactgtcctcttccgatacctctgtgaaccacatagcggtttttttcttcccttttcagaGGGAagtaattacctttgtatatatctgctatcaaagaacgcagtaaaaggctatactctgtctctataaagggaattggagatagcagagcattaagatcttcgggatcttacacaatacctctatacgacaaaacttggagatcttatagttacaatgggatcctatttgggcctcagattccgtgttcggacaagatggaactgctcctcatcaatgtctctcttggtactaatcgaccaaaaggacgagtgagattttgggcctggaatctggaatcaaattctagaaagactcggcaatgggttcctgccagcatggtatgtttggcaaaagaattataaccttttattcctggatcaatgctttcagataaaggatttgttgtccagGCAAGGTATTTACGTTGTTatatacaaaagaagataagatttaaacgtttgctgacagagtctttgggatacgatgagggctcaaaactacttcccagaaggttcgaagagatatatttaaagagctagaaatcgggaatcctcccaatttcagctcagagtctccttaaacttccaggctctttccctgccttcgtgcaaggatagggaagattttgcaacgagagaactcttcaacatgtagaagagtgctcgttagcaactgaagtatcaagtatgatcctcctcggaggaagactggtctctcggactattagatttcctatcgtctactggatgtagctgactaaaattacctccccttgttgcagaggccataagctcaaagtgaaagagtttcttccacccttttcctttctcctgataaacgattgtggatgttcagactttcggacaatgtagcgccaatcaggcgccaaatgccaaacaggtgtaaagacgccagagcaagacagtccaattaAAACactcattgtctgatgaggagaaggagtaggcctccaatctggcgcagatgcgctagaggcgaatgaatcaggcaaataaagtgtccgaggtggacatcgaccagtttcatcgagactcttaacaagctcgaatctccagcaagtggggagaagtcagccagacgcgaggagccagccaggcgcgaggcgccaggcaagcgaagcaccagccagacgcgaggcaccagccaggcgcgagacgccaggcaggcgcgaggcgccaggctggcgcgagacgccagccaggcgctaggcgccagccaggcgctaggcgccagccaggcactaggcgccaggcaggcgcgaggctccagccaggggcgaggcaggcaggcgcgaggcttcCGTCAGGCGCGAGGCCTCCCAGTCAGGCGcggaggcgccagccaggcgcgaggcgccaggcagggtggcgcgaggctccagtcaggcgcgaggctccagtcaggcgcgaggcgccaggcagggcgtgaggcgccaggcaggcggcGCGCAGCCAGGGGCGAGGCGGCAGTGCAGGCGCGGAGGCGCCAGGcagcgaggcgccagacaggcgcgaggcgccagccaggctctgggcttcatctagaagagatctgttgcaaagaaagcctggtcttctttggaagagtggaatctctaaagcacttcttgagtaacttgacgtttccttcaaacagctaagaattaaaagcgcttgaagtgcgagcttttaacaattcttgttctttccataacaatatgtcgtgagagtcatattagctgtataacgggagatgcaactcgtgttgacttctctttgcacgaaggagatcaagtgggccgatgagagatccttctctctttgttatacgtgtccacggatgcgttgctgggatagggagccgacactgatccttaactagtgaattaaaattttttattttttattttttattttttagcataagtgtattattttctggggttatttgaaatgagtttggggatagctcttttcaaattaagcacaaaccctcgtgttaggatcaggtgatcgggatcggtgttgtgctccttaaattatgccaataggcattggtgtattgtcatgtaagtggataagaccccattgacaaatgaccactagattctgtcaagtaagtggataagaccccattgacagatctacaagaactcttagccataggtcacatcctcgctgaggctcttgagacgaagcagactactagcaatagctaggaagtcgacccttcgtctaaacacataggaaccaaggttttatttatttattacctacaacgtatgttgtttacctgtctattcagtaatagctgtcttttaccctccaccaatggtgtgaatcagctatgtatatatctgacaggtaagttgaatgtataaaaatgatattgttatgatacaataaagttttatacatacttacctggcagatatatacaattaaatggcccacccagcctcccctcaggagacagctggaagaaaaattatgaattagaaaacgggtatggttcctattcccgccacccagcggcggtggggtagatcacctgacctacctgccgcgtgtgccgcgaaattcgaatttctgtcggacgacggagtaatagctatgtatatatctgccaggtaagtatgtataaaactttattgtatcataacaatatcatatttctaaGAGTCGTGGCAAAGAGGCTCCACAGAGTTGGAAAAATTTCCTTTTGAACATTCTGTGGAAGgtactcttctttttcttcttgaacTGGCTAACAGTAAAATTTGCCTGGTCTTACGGGTGTTCTCAGTGTATATTTTAGCTTATATTATTGTGCTTTTTATAAGTGTTCTCTTGTACTTGGACAGTTTTTGGTCTTCTTGAGGGTGTAAGATTACCTAATCTGGCTTATCTGTGGGAATGAAGATTGATGCTTTTTCAGGTTATTTCCAATGATAAGACCAATTTTCGTAAGTGCCTCTAGATGTCAAGAACCCATATGTCTGAGGGAGGTTGTGTCCCCCATTTTGAGAAACATTTGATGTCAGGAGTCGAAACTATAGGAAAGCAAACTTAatttaaaggaagaaaaaacttaACTATTTCCAGCTTAGAATGGTCTTATGCAAGCAGAACATCTTGCCAGAATGCAAGACCAGACCATCAGAAGTGTTACTGGCAATTCAACCTCTCAGTTCTTACATGAGACATTGAGAGATCTTTTATTCAGGTTAGGAAAAAACTTTTCTCCTTTGAACAGTCCAGGAACATTATTCATTCTTATTCACATTTTGGCCTGGGAGAACAAGGTTATTGAAGACCAGCTCAGCAGGAAAGGGCACGTTCTTCATTCAGAATGGTCTCGTCCACATTAAAGTTTGCCTGGTCCAAGAGTGTTCTCAGTGTATATTTTAGCTCAGCTTGTAGAGGTTAAAGTTAGCTTGTATTATTGTTTGGTATCAGTCTCCTATGTTGGGCACAGCTTTGGTTTTGGTATCGGTCTCTCCTATGTTGGGCACagttttggttttgatattgtgtggTATAAGATTATCTTCCATGTTTAACCTCAGGGTTGGGAATTTTATTCAGTGCCAGCAAGCCTGTGCTTTTCATCTAATCTGGTTTATCTTGGGATGAAAATTGACACGTTTCTGGTTACTTCCAAtggagagagaaatttcataGGTCTTTGAGGTAGGGTGTGGCCCAATTCTGAGAAACCAAATATTTGATGTTGGAAAGTCGAAACTAGAGAAAAGCACTGAACAACCTAGAGCTTTTGCCAGTTTGGAGTGGTCTTATGCAAGCAGAATATCTTGCCAGGCACTTACATCACAAGTGTCTGACAATTCAACCTCTCAGTTCTtacatgagagacagagagaaattgAGATACTGTTCAGTTTAGGAATGAAACTTTTCTCCTTTGGACAGTCCAGAACATCATTCAGTCTTACATCACATTTTGTCCAGGGGTAACAAGGTTATTGAAGACCAGCTCAGCAGGAAAGGCCAAGGCCTTCACCAGAAAGGTCTTGTCCACAGGTTTGCCAGAAGTTGTGGAGTCTTTGGGGTGACCCAATTATCAATCTTCGCGACTGCCCAAAACACAACGCTCCCAGCTTACTGCCCTTCATTGGTAGCTAATGCCTTTTCTTCAAGAGTGGTCAATTCTAGATCTTTACACTTCTAGTTTGCATTTATATGAGGTAATACACAAAACTTGTGAACTTGAACAGAACTCATGGGTGATTGTGGTATTTCTTTGATAACCTGAAAGGTAATGGTCTCGCATACTTCCTTTCCTGTCAGTAGATGCCTTTTGTTCAGAAATGTCTTTTCAGGTAGTCTTATTTGAGATTCCATCAAACCTCCACTTGCTTCATCTGACAGCTTAGAGATTGTCGACCATTTGTTACAAGCTAGAGGCTTTTCAAAAGTAGCTAGGAAAGCAATCCTTAAGTCTAGAAGGCCCTCCACTGTTAGACTATATAAAACAGTGGTCAGTTTTATTGCTCTTGATGCTTTTCCACGGATATCCAGCACATATACCACTATGGATATCCTGATAAAGGCTCAGGGATGCACAGCAGTTTACTGTCCGAGATGAAAGGACGTCACTTTGTTTTCAGTTCTACATCATGCAACTCTATTATCACTCGCtatttaagttttaaaatttttcaatcCTTTGAGCTGGAAATTTTAAATCTTCCAACTATGGTTTCCAATGACATTTGGACATAGACCTTTAGGATTTCAAGTTTCATCAGTTTTAACCATTAGACAAGGCATCCTCAGAACTTTGaagacacttttctttttttctcttgtaaTGATTAAGGGTATTAGTAAGCTTCAAGCCCTTTTTGTTTGTGGGCTGTGTGTGGAAACCTCTTTTCTATCATTGCTAAAGGCAAGTGAAATCCTTTCCAAGATTTGTGACACCACCCACCCAATTTACGGGGGCCGgttggctaatgccattttttaaggacagggcCTTGACATGCATACCCCTttataaggtgacttgggacatctccaaaccgcatatgatttttgcctctgacctttggttttgtgatgccagggaGATTTAtccccaaaaataaccatttttcaaattctatcctCCTCccgtgatatttaatattaagacctgggattactatactatatatagacctgatgtagaccccCATTCAAATGAGTTTATAGGaaaagtttgtgtatatatatatatataatgtgaatttatggtaaaaaaagaaaattctctaGAAATCAGGAAAaacaaatttacaaggaaaaaaTTGGAATGGGGCTTCacttgattgttctataatgtctttctaagttatataccaaattttctATGCTaaagctttaaaactaagggaggagatagaattggAAGGTCAATAAGCATATTTTTGAGACAttggcattcaaagttttcctttggaTTTTTCCAAA encodes:
- the LOC135218438 gene encoding LOW QUALITY PROTEIN: GTP-binding nuclear protein Ran-like (The sequence of the model RefSeq protein was modified relative to this genomic sequence to represent the inferred CDS: inserted 1 base in 1 codon), producing the protein MAAEQDMPTFKLVLVGDGGTGKTTFVKRHLTGEFXKKYVATLGVEVHPLVFHTNRGPIKFNVWDTAGQEKLGGLRDGYYIQAHCAVIMFDVTSRVTYKNVPNWHRDLVRVCENIPIVLCGNKVDVKDRKVKAKSIIFHRKKNLQYYDISAKSNYNFEKPFLWLARKLIGDPNLEFVAMPALLPPEVTMDPQWQQQIENDLQEASQTALPEDDEDL